The Syntrophobacterales bacterium genome contains a region encoding:
- a CDS encoding ABC transporter ATP-binding protein, which translates to MEKVESILKLNNVEVKYQEVILVLKGVSLEIPEGGIIALLGANGAGKSTTLKAISGLLKVEVGAVTDGSIEFKGERIHKKSAMEISKRGIIQVIEGRKVFEHLTVEENLKVGAHLRKIGSTKEGLEMVYHYFPRLKQKRSEVAGYISGGEQQMTVIGRALMAQPQLMLLDEPSMGLAPLLIKEIFDIITKLNHEEKIPILLVEQNVKLALTVAPYAYVLENGRLVMHDTSEKLKENPDIRDFYLGLSDVGERKSFRNVKHYKRRKRWLT; encoded by the coding sequence ATGGAAAAAGTGGAATCTATTCTGAAGTTGAATAATGTCGAGGTCAAATACCAGGAGGTGATCCTTGTCCTGAAGGGGGTCTCTTTAGAGATCCCTGAAGGGGGCATTATTGCCCTTTTGGGTGCAAACGGGGCCGGTAAAAGCACGACGCTCAAGGCCATTTCCGGTCTTCTTAAGGTGGAAGTCGGAGCAGTCACCGATGGCTCCATCGAGTTTAAAGGAGAGCGCATCCATAAAAAATCCGCGATGGAGATTTCCAAGAGGGGCATCATTCAGGTCATCGAAGGCCGCAAGGTTTTTGAACATCTGACCGTAGAAGAGAATCTTAAAGTCGGGGCTCATCTGAGAAAAATCGGCTCGACGAAGGAAGGCCTGGAAATGGTCTATCACTACTTCCCCCGACTAAAGCAAAAGCGTAGTGAAGTGGCCGGTTATATCAGCGGCGGAGAACAACAGATGACGGTCATTGGACGGGCTTTGATGGCGCAACCTCAATTAATGCTTCTCGATGAGCCTTCTATGGGTCTCGCTCCTCTGCTTATTAAAGAGATCTTCGATATTATCACGAAGCTCAATCATGAAGAGAAGATCCCTATCCTGCTTGTAGAACAGAATGTAAAATTGGCCCTGACCGTGGCGCCTTACGCTTACGTCCTGGAAAACGGCAGGCTTGTGATGCATGATACTTCAGAAAAACTGAAAGAGAACCCGGACATTCGAGACTTCTATTTAGGTCTCTCCGACGTCGGAGAGAGAAAGAGTTTTCGTAATGTCAAGCATTACAAAAGAAGGAAAAGATGGCTAACATGA
- a CDS encoding ABC transporter substrate-binding protein produces MRNKIKFFTVVLAFLTMSFFVSSLLAQEIKIKIGGLTDCTGATSDVGKDYALGLAEAFNYVNNTGGINGKKIKYTWFDYGYRIPEAITKYNFLKRMGVIAIEGWGTGDTEALSPTVFKDKIPYVSASFSAHLNNPAKTGYNLFFAPDYSTQARAALTAWFETRWPKNKDYGKRKPRFACVYAFPAPYSSAPIKAIKNQAALLGFELGDDQDVALTSMDSKSQIMALKKFKPDVLWHGNTTMCVASTMRDAYALGLGADWLVNYWGYDENLYKLAGKAAEGAMCAGPAYFFGDNRGQMKLVHDYAAKYNPGIPAKDRLKFTVTAWANVLLLREALTRADKAGDLTGPGILHKGFETMKDYQILDGGLGTSPVTFTSTDHRTTGVVPVYELRSGNFNYVTTIDVKSRWPEKWAKEWFGW; encoded by the coding sequence ATGAGAAACAAAATTAAATTCTTTACAGTTGTTTTGGCATTCCTGACCATGAGCTTTTTTGTTTCATCACTATTGGCCCAGGAAATAAAAATAAAAATCGGCGGTCTGACGGATTGCACCGGCGCGACTTCAGACGTGGGCAAGGACTATGCCCTTGGTTTGGCGGAAGCATTTAATTATGTTAATAATACGGGCGGAATTAACGGAAAAAAGATTAAATACACCTGGTTTGACTACGGCTATCGTATCCCGGAGGCTATTACAAAGTATAACTTCCTCAAACGGATGGGGGTAATTGCTATCGAGGGATGGGGAACGGGCGATACGGAGGCCCTTTCACCAACGGTTTTCAAAGATAAGATCCCCTATGTGTCCGCGTCTTTTTCGGCCCATCTCAACAATCCGGCCAAGACAGGCTATAATCTGTTTTTTGCGCCGGACTATTCTACTCAGGCGCGCGCCGCGCTGACCGCATGGTTTGAGACAAGATGGCCCAAAAATAAGGATTACGGGAAGAGGAAGCCACGGTTTGCCTGTGTATACGCTTTCCCCGCCCCTTATTCAAGCGCCCCTATAAAGGCAATCAAGAATCAGGCTGCGCTGCTCGGTTTTGAGCTGGGCGATGATCAGGATGTCGCTCTTACCTCCATGGATTCGAAGAGCCAGATCATGGCGCTCAAGAAGTTTAAACCAGATGTTTTATGGCACGGAAACACAACCATGTGCGTTGCGTCTACAATGAGAGATGCGTATGCCCTTGGGCTCGGAGCTGACTGGCTGGTAAACTACTGGGGATATGATGAAAATTTATATAAATTGGCGGGCAAGGCCGCTGAAGGGGCAATGTGCGCCGGCCCGGCTTACTTCTTTGGAGATAACCGGGGACAGATGAAGCTTGTTCATGATTATGCGGCAAAATACAACCCCGGAATCCCTGCTAAAGACCGCCTCAAATTTACGGTAACGGCGTGGGCCAATGTGCTGTTGCTGCGGGAAGCGCTTACCAGGGCGGATAAAGCGGGAGATTTGACCGGCCCCGGCATCTTGCATAAAGGTTTTGAGACCATGAAAGATTACCAAATTCTTGACGGAGGCCTCGGCACCAGCCCGGTCACCTTCACGTCAACCGACCACCGCACAACCGGCGTTGTTCCGGTATATGAACTCAGATCAGGAAATTTCAACTATGTTACAACGATAGATGTCAAATCGCGCTGGCCTGAAAAATGGGCGAAGGAATGGTTCGGTTGGTAA
- a CDS encoding transposase: MICLKPKLWVTEHQAEVKTCACGCINRAAFPPEAAAPVQYGPRVKSAAVYLRDYQLLPSDRLTEIMRDLFGCESFSEGALANFGADCSRRLEPVDTLIRDLAAKAEVAGFDETGMRAIGSLHWLHTVSTRWLTWYFAHKRRGREAMNAADILPDFRGCAVHDFRDAYIKYDCNHAFCNAHLLRELIFLWEEQNQKWAKQMIDHLLTIKTAVDTA; the protein is encoded by the coding sequence TTGATCTGCCTTAAGCCGAAGCTATGGGTCACCGAGCACCAAGCTGAAGTCAAAACCTGCGCCTGCGGCTGCATCAACCGTGCGGCATTCCCGCCGGAAGCCGCAGCCCCCGTGCAGTATGGTCCCCGCGTCAAGAGCGCGGCCGTCTATCTGCGCGACTACCAGTTGCTGCCCTCCGACCGGCTTACCGAGATCATGCGCGACCTCTTCGGTTGCGAGAGCTTCAGTGAGGGCGCTTTGGCAAACTTCGGCGCCGATTGCTCCCGGCGGCTCGAACCGGTCGATACACTGATCCGCGATCTGGCGGCCAAGGCCGAGGTGGCCGGCTTCGACGAGACCGGCATGCGCGCCATCGGCAGCCTGCACTGGCTGCACACCGTATCGACCCGCTGGCTCACCTGGTACTTTGCGCACAAGCGGCGCGGGCGCGAAGCCATGAACGCCGCCGACATCCTCCCCGACTTTAGGGGCTGCGCCGTACACGACTTCCGGGACGCCTACATCAAGTACGACTGCAACCACGCTTTCTGTAACGCGCACCTATTGCGCGAACTGATTTTTCTGTGGGAGGAACAGAACCAGAAGTGGGCCAAACAGATGATCGACCATCTGTTGACGATCAAGACGGCAGTCGATACCGC
- a CDS encoding DUF4338 domain-containing protein, protein MIIQGRELHAEDIGLIRSLLAEHGEWCRTRISEELCRRWGWQNAQGRFKDMAARTLLLKLERAGLIQLPKRRGLSSNGLRNRTPPLVAHATDSIRCALRDLRPLDVSIVEPGSEDLRLFNCLLSRYHYLGHRNTVGENIRYLARDCTGRPVGCALFGSAAWKCGARDAWIGWDRGRREANLGFLTNNTRFLVLPRVTVPHLASHLLATLARRIRADWQAKYGHPVHVLETFVESDRFKGTCYRAANWLRLGSTQGRTRNDRNHCLRAPVKDVYLYPLSPDFRRELSA, encoded by the coding sequence ATGATCATTCAAGGACGGGAATTACACGCCGAAGACATCGGGCTGATTCGATCTCTCCTGGCGGAACACGGGGAGTGGTGCCGAACGCGGATCAGCGAGGAGCTTTGCCGGCGCTGGGGCTGGCAAAATGCACAGGGCCGATTCAAAGATATGGCGGCCCGCACACTGCTGCTGAAGCTTGAACGCGCCGGGCTCATCCAACTTCCTAAGCGGCGGGGCCTTTCATCCAACGGGTTGCGTAACCGCACCCCACCCCTTGTGGCTCACGCAACCGATTCGATCCGTTGCGCATTGCGCGATCTAAGGCCTCTGGACGTGAGCATCGTCGAGCCTGGATCGGAAGACCTGCGGTTGTTCAACTGCCTATTGAGCCGTTATCACTATCTCGGCCATCGCAACACGGTAGGCGAGAACATCCGGTATCTGGCGCGCGACTGCACGGGACGGCCGGTGGGCTGTGCGCTGTTCGGCTCGGCGGCGTGGAAGTGCGGGGCGCGCGATGCCTGGATCGGCTGGGATCGCGGCAGACGAGAGGCGAACCTTGGTTTTCTGACGAACAACACGCGCTTTTTGGTGTTGCCCCGGGTCACCGTGCCGCACTTGGCCAGCCACCTGCTCGCGACTTTGGCAAGACGCATTCGCGCCGACTGGCAGGCCAAATATGGGCATCCAGTGCATGTGCTGGAAACCTTCGTGGAGAGCGATCGTTTCAAGGGAACCTGCTACCGGGCGGCCAACTGGTTGCGGCTCGGCTCGACGCAGGGACGCACCCGTAACGATCGCAACCATTGCCTCCGCGCTCCGGTCAAGGACGTGTATCTCTATCCGCTCAGCCCGGACTTCCGGCGGGAGTTAAGCGCATGA
- a CDS encoding ABC transporter ATP-binding protein, giving the protein MALTDDFQLKVDNISIAFGGVQALSDISFGVKKGEIFSIIGPNGAGKTVLLNCINGLYHPQKGQIYFEGKEITKLQPHKRAEMGISRTFQKIELFKGTTVLDNIRLGRHIHLKSGLISGSIYVGKTAREEIEHRDFIEREIIDLLEIEHIRDRVVGMLPYGLQKRVELARALALNPKIILLDEPLAGLNLEEVEDMARFILDINEEKRWQTTCVLVEHDMGVVMDISGRVMSLNFGEKIAEGTPAEIQSNPSVIKAYLGEVEDLYATRR; this is encoded by the coding sequence ATGGCCCTTACCGATGACTTTCAATTAAAAGTAGATAACATTTCTATAGCCTTTGGAGGCGTTCAGGCCCTGTCGGATATAAGCTTTGGAGTAAAGAAAGGGGAGATCTTTTCCATCATCGGCCCCAACGGCGCAGGAAAAACCGTTTTGCTTAACTGTATTAACGGCCTTTATCATCCTCAAAAGGGACAAATCTACTTTGAAGGCAAGGAAATCACCAAGTTACAACCCCATAAGAGAGCGGAAATGGGGATATCCCGGACGTTTCAGAAAATTGAACTCTTCAAGGGAACGACAGTGCTCGATAATATTCGCCTTGGTCGCCATATTCATCTAAAATCAGGACTGATCAGTGGTTCCATCTATGTGGGAAAGACGGCACGGGAAGAAATTGAACATCGGGATTTCATAGAAAGGGAGATCATCGACCTTCTTGAGATTGAACATATCAGGGACAGGGTCGTAGGGATGCTTCCTTATGGGCTTCAGAAGCGAGTTGAGCTGGCAAGGGCGCTGGCTCTCAATCCGAAGATCATTCTCTTAGATGAGCCTCTTGCCGGGTTAAACCTGGAAGAAGTGGAGGATATGGCTCGCTTTATTTTGGACATCAATGAAGAGAAACGCTGGCAGACGACCTGTGTTTTGGTTGAACACGACATGGGGGTCGTGATGGATATCTCCGGTCGTGTCATGTCTCTTAACTTTGGCGAGAAGATCGCGGAAGGAACCCCTGCCGAGATACAGAGCAACCCCAGTGTGATCAAGGCTTATCTGGGTGAAGTGGAGGACCTCTATGCTACACGCCGATAG
- a CDS encoding branched-chain amino acid ABC transporter permease, translated as MSNVWLPCGLYHQKYSEDHGWWQTPVIKGKMILLLALVFIIFPLTLTGYWFGVANMIGYTAMGALGVQILIGYAGLVTLGHAAFIAVGAYTSTLLILQFPWPQILVDWGLAYPISIIIAGILAGLWSVLFGLPSAKVKGFYLILTTMAAQFITVDFLITQYVSQIGGRGQAFSLPPGTIKIGPWVIDSELKTYFLMAVLLTLSVMIFANLLRSKVGRAWIAIRDNDIAAETMGINIIWYKLLNFFVAGFIAGLAGAFWVSNTAALSPEHFPWFWSLWLVGVILIGGVGSIHGVIFGSVFMVLIMEFIQYGVMLLGDVYPDLMIKFLYIKESVFGLAICVFLIFQPRGLSYRWWQIKNYFNLWPFSY; from the coding sequence ATGTCTAACGTCTGGCTGCCTTGCGGCCTTTACCATCAAAAATATTCCGAGGATCATGGTTGGTGGCAGACTCCGGTGATCAAGGGGAAAATGATTCTCCTTCTGGCGCTTGTGTTTATTATATTTCCGTTAACCTTAACCGGATACTGGTTCGGCGTGGCCAACATGATAGGGTACACGGCCATGGGAGCCCTTGGCGTGCAAATATTGATAGGCTATGCCGGCCTGGTCACCCTTGGACATGCCGCATTTATTGCCGTGGGAGCTTATACAAGCACGCTCTTGATTCTTCAATTTCCCTGGCCTCAAATCCTTGTCGACTGGGGACTTGCCTATCCAATCAGTATTATCATTGCGGGCATCTTGGCCGGCCTCTGGAGCGTGCTGTTCGGTCTTCCCTCGGCCAAGGTTAAAGGTTTTTACCTCATCCTGACCACCATGGCAGCGCAGTTCATTACTGTTGATTTTCTCATCACGCAATATGTCAGTCAGATCGGCGGGCGAGGACAGGCCTTCTCCCTGCCTCCCGGGACGATCAAGATCGGGCCGTGGGTCATTGACAGCGAATTAAAGACCTATTTTTTAATGGCTGTCCTGCTCACCCTCAGTGTCATGATCTTCGCCAACCTCCTTCGTTCAAAGGTAGGAAGGGCATGGATTGCCATCCGGGACAATGACATTGCCGCCGAAACGATGGGAATAAACATCATCTGGTATAAACTGCTCAATTTTTTTGTGGCAGGATTTATTGCCGGCCTTGCCGGAGCCTTCTGGGTCAGCAATACCGCCGCCCTCAGTCCGGAACATTTCCCCTGGTTTTGGTCCCTCTGGCTGGTAGGCGTTATTCTCATCGGCGGAGTGGGGTCCATCCACGGGGTCATTTTCGGCTCCGTATTCATGGTGTTGATCATGGAATTCATCCAATACGGTGTGATGTTGTTAGGCGATGTTTATCCGGACCTCATGATTAAATTTCTCTATATCAAGGAATCGGTTTTTGGCTTGGCCATCTGCGTCTTTTTGATCTTCCAACCAAGAGGTCTCAGTTACCGCTGGTGGCAAATCAAAAACTATTTTAATTTGTGGCCGTTTTCTTATTGA
- a CDS encoding AMP-binding protein gives MLHADSVKEIEITTDSTIPKFWLQTAKKYWDKKVAMREKEFGIWIPITWKQYYENVKKIALGMVSLGLERGDKVAIIGDNRPEALWAEIATMCVGGVGVWLFQDSLIDEVQYIVDHSDAKLIIGEGQEEVDKSLNIKDKCPKLIKVIWDDPKGMRDYDDPVLLNLKEVMKIGEEMDRKEPGLFEDLISKGKADDTCLLFYTSGTTSLPKGALLSHYNMLTMGQNLMRVDPYFESDDFVSYLPFAWIGEQMMSISCGILAGFTLNFPEEPETAQENIREIGPHMMFAPPRIYEQMVRNVQVKYLDASFSKRTAYKLAMKIGYYVAELEFMKKPAPWYWKALDYLAYWTVHKKLKDHLGLSRIRDAYTGGAAMGPDHFRFFHAIGVNLKQIYGQTEIAGISVVHRDGDIKFDTVGVPIPGTEVKITPEGEIISRGSSVFQGYYKNPEATAKTLQDGWLYSGDTGFIDADGHLVVFDRTKDVMILNDGTNFSPQYLETRLKFSPYIKNVWAIGDKKPYVAIVICIDYNVVGKWAEAGNLTYTSYSELSQMPEVYELVKKEIIQSNKDLPPVAKVKKFVNLYKEFDADDDELTRTSKLRREFVVERYKDIVNGLYSGVQSIHMDTDITYEDGRVVHIKTDLKALDV, from the coding sequence ATGCTACACGCCGATAGTGTAAAAGAAATAGAAATTACCACAGATTCCACTATTCCAAAGTTCTGGCTGCAGACAGCTAAAAAATATTGGGACAAAAAAGTGGCAATGCGGGAAAAGGAATTTGGAATCTGGATCCCCATCACCTGGAAGCAATACTACGAAAATGTGAAGAAAATTGCATTAGGAATGGTTTCTTTAGGGTTGGAGAGAGGGGACAAGGTTGCGATAATAGGCGATAATCGCCCGGAGGCGCTCTGGGCCGAAATAGCCACTATGTGCGTAGGGGGAGTAGGAGTATGGTTATTCCAGGATTCGCTGATTGACGAGGTGCAATATATCGTTGATCACTCCGATGCCAAACTGATCATAGGTGAAGGTCAGGAAGAGGTTGATAAATCTCTCAACATTAAAGATAAGTGTCCCAAGCTCATAAAAGTGATTTGGGATGACCCAAAAGGGATGAGGGATTATGATGATCCTGTTCTTCTCAACCTTAAAGAAGTTATGAAGATCGGAGAAGAAATGGACAGGAAGGAGCCCGGCCTCTTTGAAGATTTGATCTCAAAGGGAAAGGCGGATGATACCTGTCTTTTATTTTACACCTCGGGGACAACATCCCTCCCCAAAGGCGCGCTTCTCAGCCATTATAACATGTTAACCATGGGTCAAAATCTGATGAGGGTGGACCCCTATTTTGAATCCGATGACTTTGTCTCCTACCTTCCTTTTGCGTGGATTGGAGAACAGATGATGTCCATCTCCTGTGGAATTCTGGCTGGATTTACGCTTAATTTTCCGGAGGAGCCTGAGACCGCTCAGGAAAATATTCGTGAAATCGGCCCCCATATGATGTTCGCCCCCCCTCGCATTTATGAACAGATGGTGAGAAACGTCCAGGTCAAATATCTCGATGCCTCATTCTCCAAGAGAACGGCTTACAAATTGGCGATGAAAATCGGCTACTATGTCGCCGAATTGGAGTTTATGAAAAAGCCGGCCCCTTGGTACTGGAAGGCTCTTGATTATCTTGCCTATTGGACTGTCCATAAAAAGTTGAAAGATCACCTGGGGCTATCAAGGATAAGGGATGCTTACACCGGAGGGGCAGCAATGGGACCTGACCATTTCCGCTTCTTCCATGCCATCGGGGTAAACCTCAAGCAGATCTACGGTCAGACGGAAATTGCCGGAATTTCGGTTGTTCATCGCGATGGCGATATCAAATTTGACACGGTGGGTGTCCCGATTCCCGGGACTGAGGTGAAAATCACTCCGGAAGGCGAGATCATTTCTAGAGGTTCTTCCGTTTTTCAGGGATATTACAAGAATCCGGAGGCGACGGCAAAAACACTGCAAGACGGGTGGCTTTATTCGGGGGATACCGGCTTCATTGATGCCGATGGCCATCTGGTTGTCTTTGACCGGACGAAGGATGTGATGATCTTAAACGATGGAACAAATTTTTCTCCGCAGTACTTAGAGACGCGGCTCAAATTCAGTCCTTATATTAAGAATGTTTGGGCGATTGGTGACAAAAAACCCTATGTCGCCATTGTAATTTGCATTGATTACAATGTGGTGGGCAAATGGGCGGAGGCCGGGAATCTCACTTATACCAGTTATTCGGAGCTTTCCCAGATGCCCGAGGTTTATGAATTGGTAAAAAAAGAGATTATTCAATCGAACAAAGATTTGCCCCCTGTGGCGAAAGTAAAAAAATTTGTCAATCTTTACAAGGAATTTGACGCCGATGATGATGAACTGACCCGAACAAGCAAGTTAAGACGGGAATTTGTCGTAGAACGATATAAGGATATTGTTAACGGTCTCTATTCCGGTGTGCAAAGTATCCATATGGACACGGATATCACGTACGAGGATGGGCGGGTCGTTCACATTAAGACCGATCTTAAAGCACTGGATGTATAG
- a CDS encoding branched-chain amino acid ABC transporter permease, translating to MELFVMSLINGIMVGGVYALVALGWVLIYKCSGVLNLAMGELTLIGAYVTLTFYQIGVPFVLAIIITLFIGIILGILVERIFLDRLIGEPILAVLMVTVGLSFFFKGIIEFIWEAKTRAFTPPVFSLEPIEIGFIKISSVYLWSFILAIVLFLLFSAFFKYSHWGLAMQATADDETAALSVGVSARFVYAAAWAIAFMSAGVGGALLGNINGVNISTGYLGLLVLPAVVLGGLNSIPGAVLGGITIGVLQNLSGTYLDQYFPGGVKEVFPFAFMVVFMLFKPYGFWGWERIERM from the coding sequence ATGGAGCTTTTCGTGATGAGCTTGATCAACGGCATCATGGTCGGGGGTGTTTACGCCCTGGTCGCATTAGGATGGGTCCTCATCTATAAATGTTCCGGGGTCTTGAATCTGGCCATGGGCGAGTTGACGCTGATCGGCGCCTATGTCACGTTGACCTTTTACCAGATCGGCGTTCCATTTGTGTTGGCCATAATCATCACTCTTTTCATCGGGATCATCCTCGGCATCCTCGTGGAAAGAATCTTTCTTGACAGACTGATCGGGGAACCGATCCTGGCCGTGCTGATGGTGACCGTAGGTCTCTCCTTCTTCTTTAAAGGGATCATAGAATTCATCTGGGAGGCCAAGACACGGGCCTTTACCCCTCCTGTCTTTTCTCTTGAGCCCATCGAGATAGGCTTTATTAAAATCTCCAGTGTTTATCTCTGGTCGTTCATTCTGGCCATCGTGCTGTTTCTTTTGTTTTCCGCATTCTTCAAATATTCACACTGGGGCCTGGCCATGCAGGCCACCGCCGACGACGAGACGGCCGCGCTCTCGGTCGGCGTAAGCGCCCGGTTCGTTTATGCCGCGGCCTGGGCGATCGCCTTTATGTCCGCGGGAGTCGGCGGCGCGCTTCTTGGAAATATCAACGGGGTCAATATTTCCACCGGGTATCTCGGTTTGCTTGTCCTGCCGGCGGTCGTTCTGGGAGGTCTTAATTCCATCCCCGGAGCCGTCTTAGGAGGAATTACGATCGGCGTGCTCCAGAATCTATCCGGGACTTACCTTGACCAGTATTTTCCCGGAGGAGTCAAAGAAGTTTTCCCCTTTGCCTTCATGGTGGTTTTTATGTTGTTCAAACCTTATGGATTCTGGGGCTGGGAACGCATTGAAAGAATGTAG